The genomic region CGAAAGAAGTACGACAAGGATAATACCAATCCCCAGAAATTCGACATTTGTAATCGTATACCCCATTGCGATATCAACCACAAGGAGTAACGGAATCGTCAGGACACGCGTAAAACTGAACGTTGAACGATCGACGTTCGCAAGTGCACGAAAGACCACTTCACACTGTAGAAATTCTGAAAATATGCGTAACGCAAAAAGTGGCAATGCATCAATATTATAGTGAAGACTATGCCCTTGAAATAATGCTGCTCCACCAAACATGAGTACAGCCATCGATTCGATTAAAAAGCCATAGAGAATATATGTGAAAACACGACCAGCAAAAGCATGCTTCGATGCTGAAGCAGAAAGTTCTTCAAAGAAATGGCCAACAAAAACGAGCATGCCTGCAAACATAGACTCTTATCATACAAGAGAATGTCCACCCTGTGAATCCAAAAAAGAAAAACCATACACAATGTGTATGGTTTTCATATTAGCGTTTGCGCTTCTCGATGAAATTCGCCATGGTCACCAGGAGTGGTGATCCGATGAATATCGAAGAGTAGGTACCAATGATAACACCAATACCAAGAGTGAATGCGAAGTACTTGGTCGACTCACCTCCAAAGAGATAAAGTGCACCAATAACAATAAGCACGGTAAGTGAGGTGTTGATTGACCGAGTGAATGTCTGAGATACCGACTTACCAACTGTTGTCTCAAAGTCCTCCTTTAGACCGCTTCGAAGATTCTCTCGTGTGCGATCAAACACAACGATAGTGTCGTGTACCGAGAATCCAAGCACCGTCAAGAGTGCCGTCACAAAGAGTACGTCGATCTGAACACCGATATTATGTGCGCTCAGCCAGATATAGATGCCGGCAGGAATAATCACGTCGTGCGCAAGTGCGATGACTGTGATGAAGCCATACATCCAAGAAGATACT from Candidatus Paceibacterota bacterium harbors:
- the secF gene encoding protein translocase subunit SecF; amino-acid sequence: MYIIKHRVFFYILSGILLIASMGSLIFNKWNYSIEFTGGALLELSYQEKPQIEDIKTALGKLGWGTVQVQAAGEKSVLIRTKDLTEKERQELITVASIGEKTEIVRFSSYGPSIGAELRSNSIWAIISVLIGIMLYVAYAFRQVSKPVSSWMYGFITVIALAHDVIIPAGIYIWLSAHNIGVQIDVLFVTALLTVLGFSVHDTIVVFDRTRENLRSGLKEDFETTVGKSVSQTFTRSINTSLTVLIVIGALYLFGGESTKYFAFTLGIGVIIGTYSSIFIGSPLLVTMANFIEKRKR